A window of Gallaecimonas kandeliae genomic DNA:
CCAAGGGGCATACCCTAGCGGGAGCACCAGGGCTGGGCAAAGACGGGCTGGCACCGGGAGCCAAGGCCACTGACGGCAAGACCTTGCCGGAGTTGGACCCGGCCGCCACCGCCAAGGTCGGGCCTGACCAAAGCGATCCTCAAACCGGGGCTGCTGCACAGACAGGTAAGGCTGGCCAGGCGGCGGACGGCCCAGATACGGGGCTGGGGCGTTTGGAAGATCAGCCCAAGGCCATAGACGACAAGCCCGGTCACGGTAAGGCAGGAGAGAACCTGCTGGGGCTGAGCGCCGCCAAGGTACCGGGGCAAAAAGCCCCTGCCGGTCCGGCCCCCCAGGGGCAGGCAACCGGCGCCCCGCAGGCGACGGTTGGCCAACAGCTGGCCGCAGGCCAGGCCCAGGGGCAGCCCCCTGATCAGCAGGCGGCATCCGCCGGCCAGGGGCAAGGCACCGGCCAGTCAAACCAGGCTGCTGTACTGGCGACGGCTCAAGCCGCCACCCAGGCTCCCGATAAGGCGAGCGGCGCACCAGTCAAGGACAAGCCCTTGCCGGCGGGCCTGCAGCAGGCGCTCAGCGCCGGTGGCCAGGCCTCGGCCAAGGGCAAGGCCCATGCGGCCAAGCTCGATAAGGGCGAAGCGGCGGCCAAGTTGGACAAGGCTGGGCTCTCCACAGAGGGCGATGGCGATACCCAGGCATTGGGCTCTAGTGCCGAGTCCCAGCCGGTCCAGGCCGAGCACAAGGTGCAGGGCCAGGTGGTGGCCCCCCAGGCTGACAACAGCCTGGCGGCCAACCTCCAAGGGGGGCAGCAACATAAGGTTGACCAGGCCAGCAGCCTGCAGCCCCAGTCCCTGCAGGCCAAAGACAGCCAGGCCACCGACAAGCAGCTGGTCGCCCAGCAGCGCTTTGGCGAGGCCCTGACCGAGAAAGTGGAAGTGATGCTGGCCAGGAACCTCAAGCACGCCGAAATCAAACTGGACCCGCCTGAGCTTGGCAGCCTGATGATCCGGGTGCAGGTCCATCACCAGGATGCCCAGGTGCAGTTCCAGGCCAACCATCCTCAGACCCGGGAATGGCTGCAGGACGCCATGCCGAGGCTCAAGGACATGATGGCCAATCAGGGCTTTAACCTGAGCGACGGCCAGGTGCGCGACCAGGGCGGCAGCGAAGGCCAATCCCGCCAAGGCGGCCAGGGCGGCGGCAGCGGCCAGGGCTGGCAGGATGAAGGCACTGATGAAAGCATGACCTATCGTTATGAATTGACCCAGGATGGCCTGGTAGACGCCTACGCCTGAGCCCAGAGCTAGGGTAAAGTAGGCTCCATTGACAGTCAGGAACATGAAAATGGCGGAAGAGCTGGAACTCGAACCCCTGGACAAAGGGGCCAAGGCAGGCAAGAAGAAGTTGCTGGTATTGGGCGGCGTGGCGTTAGTGGTGCTGCTGGCCATCGGCGGCGGTGCCTGGTGGTTCCTGAGCGGCGACAAGGCCCCGGCGCCCCAGGCTGCCGAGGCCCCGGTCAAGGCCGCGCCTGCCAGCGACGGTGAAGAGGCCCTCTATGTGGCGCTGCCCCAGCCCTTCGTCTTCAACGTGCCGGGCAACAAGCGCGACCGTCTGGTGCAGATCACTGTGCAGGTGATGGTGCGCGGCCAGGCCAAGGAAGATCTGGTCAAGAAGCACCTGCCGCTGGTGGAAAGCGTGCTGCTGCAGACCTTCAGCCAGTTCAGCGAAGAGCAGCTGGCTACCAGCCAGGGCCGGGAAACCCTGAGATCCACCTCCCAGAAAGCGGTGGACGACGCCCTGACCAAGGTGACCGGGAACTCCGTCATAGAGCGAGTGCTCTTTACCGGTTTCGTGATGCAGTAAAGGAGGCCAGGTGAGCGATTTGCTGTCACAAGACGAGATCGATGCCCTGTTGCACGGGGTCGACGACGTCGATGAAGAGGAAGCGGCACAAGACGCGGGCGCCATAGCCCAGTACGACTTTTCCTCGCAGGACCGTATTGTCCGGGGCCGGATGCCGACCCTGGAGATCGTCAACGAGCGTTTCGCCCGCCACATGCGCATCAGCCTGTTCAACATGATGCGCCACCCGGCCGAGGTCTCCATCAACGGCGTCCAGACCATGAAGTTTGGCGAGTACGTCCATACCCTGTTCGTGCCCACCAGCCTCAACATGGTGCGCTTCAGGCCCCTCAAGGGCACGGCCCTCATCACCCTGGAAGCCCGCCTGGTCTTTATCCTGGTGGACAACTTCTTCGGTGGTGACGGACGCTTCCACGCCAAGATCGAAGGCCGGGAATTCACCCCCACCGAGCGGCGCATCATCCAGATGCTGCTCAAATTGGTGTTCGAGGACTACAAGGAGGCCTGGGCGCCGGTGATGGACGTGGCCTTCGAGTACCTGGACTCGGAAGTGAACCCGTCCATGGCCAACATCGTCTCCCCCACCGAGGTGATAGTAGTGTCGTCCTTCCATATCGAACTGGAAGGGGGCGGCGGCGACTTCCATATCGCCATGCCTTATTCGATGCTGGAGCCGATCCGCGAGATCCTCGACGCCGGCGTCCAGTCCGACAAGGAAGACACCGATCACCGCTGGTCAAAGGCGTTGCGGGACGAGATCATGGACGTGCCGGTCAACCTGCGCGCCAAGTTGCTGGATACCGATGTGAGCCTGCGCCAATTGATGGCCCTCAAGGCCGGCGACATCATACCGGTGGACATGCCCGAGCACCTGACGGTGTTCGTGGAAGATCTGCCCACCTACAGGGCCCAACTGGGGCGCAGCGGCGAGCACGTCGCCATCCGCGTCACCGAGAAGATGAAGCGGCCACGCTCGGCCAAGGCCGAGATGCAGAACATTACCCGTCGCGGAGTGCGCATAGACAACCTCTCCGGGATGGAAGAACTGGAAACCGATTTGGAAGGGGATCTCGATGGTATCTGATGAAGAGCAGAAGCTGGCCGACGAATGGGCCCAGGCCATGGCCGAACAGGAAGAGCCCGAGGCGGTGGAGCTGGAAGAATTCAAAGACGACAGCGGCCCTGAACTGACCGCCGAGGAAAAGCGCAAGCTCGACACCATCCTCGACATTCCCGTGACCATCTCCATGGAAGTGGGCCGTTCCAAGATCACCATCCGCAACCTGCTGCAACTCAACCAGGGCTCAGTGGTGGAGCTGGACCGCGTCGCCGGTGAGCCCCTGGACGTACTGGTCAACGGCACCCTCATCGCCCACGGCGAGGTAGTGGTGGTAAACGACAAGTTCGGTATCCGCCTCACCGACGTCATCAGCCAGCAGGAAAGGATCAAGAAGCTCAAATGATCGGCTGGCTTTTCAGCGCGGCCACCGTCGCCGCAGACCAAACCCCCATGGTGACCCCAGGCGACAAGCTCGGCACCCTGGTGCTGAGCCTGATGGGCGTGGTGGCCTTGCTGGTAGGGGTGCTTTATTTCGCCCGCCGCCACATGCCCCAGTTCAAGGCCGGCCCTATCAAGGTGGTGGCCCAGCAGCAACTGGGCACCCGCGCCAAGCTGGTGCTGGTGGAAGTGGGGGAAGAGCAGATGCTGGTCTCGGTGGCCGGCAACGAGGTCAGGCTCATCAAGGCGCTGGACAAGCCAGTGAAGGAGAACGGGTGAAACGCTGGTTTATCTGGGGGCTGCTGTTGCTGCCCTGTCTGTCTTTTGCCAACCCCATATTGCCGACCGGCGCCCTGCCGGCTGTGACCGTCACCACAGGCCCCAACGGCGGCCAGGAATACAGCATCACCCTGCAGGTGCTGCTGCTGATGACGCTGCTCACCTTCATCCCCGCCATCCTGATGATGATGACCTCCTTCACCCGCATAGTGGTGGTGCTGGGAATACTGCGCCAGGCCATGGGCCTGCAGCAGGTACCCAGCAACCAGGTGGTGATGGGCATTTCCCTGTTCATGACCTTCTTCGTGATGAGCCCGGTCTTCGACAAGATCTACGACACGGCCGTCCAGCCCTATGCCCAGGAGAAGATCACTTTCCCGCAGGCGCTGACCGAGGCCCAGAAGCCCCTCAAGGCCTTCATGCTCAAGCAGACCCGCCAGGCGGATGTGAAGACCTTCGCCGGCATGGCCGGGGCGGGCAGTTTCGACAGCCCGGACGACATCCCCATGCGCATCCTGATCCCGGCCTTCGTCACTTCCGAGCTCAAGACCGCCTTCCAGATCGGTTTCATGCTGTTCATCCCCTTCCTCATCATCGACCTGGTGGTGGCCTCGGTGCTGATGGCCATGGGTATGATGATGCTGTCGCCGATGATCGTATCCTTGCCGTTCAAGCTGATGCTGTTCGTGCTGGTGGACGGCTGGAACCTGGTGCTGGGCACCCTGGCGGGGAGCTTCTGATGAGCCTGGCCGCACCTGTGCTGGGGCAATCCTTGGGCGGGGAGCTTCTGATGACGCTGCCGATGGCAAGGGCGGGGCAGGGCGCCATACTGAAAGGGGAGGTGGCGCCGTGACCCCTGAACAGTTTGTCGACATTTTCCGCGAGGCCCTGTTCCTGGTGATGATCATGGTGGCCGCCATCATGATCCCCGGCCTTATCGTCGGCCTTATCGTCTCCATCTTCCAGGCCGCCACCTCCATCAACGAACAGACCCTGTCCTTCCTGCCGAGGCTGCTGGTCACCATCCTCACCCTGATCGCGCTGGCCCACTGGCTGACCCGGGAGCTGATGGACTACTTCTTCGAGCTGATGCGGCACATACCCCAGGTCCTGCAATGAGCTTCTCGGTGGACCAGCTGCTGGACTGGATAGCCGCCTACGCCTGGCCTTTCGTGCGTATCGGCGCCATGCTCACGGCCATGGTGGCCTTCGGCACCAAGCTGGTGCCAAACCGGGTCAAGACCTTGCTGGCCCTGGCCATCTGCATCGTGGTAGTGCCCACCCTGCCGGCCATGCCGGCCGAGGCGCTCTTTTCGGTCAAGGGGATGGTGATCACCGCCCTCCAGGCCATAGTCGGCCTCGGTATCGGCTTCATCTCGATCATGGTGATGCAGATCATGACCATGGGCGGCTCGGTGATCGCCATGCAGTCCTCCCTGGGTTTTGCCGCCATGGTCGACCCCGTGTCCGGCCAGCAGAGCCCTGTGGTGGCCCAGCTGTTCATCATGCTCTCCACCTTGCTGTTCTTCGCCATGGACGGTCACCTCTGGCTCATCCGCATGGTGCACATGAGCTTCTTCCTGGTGCCTGTCGGTGTCGACGGCATCAAGATGCCCAACTTCCAGGTGATCATGAGCTTCGGCTCCACCCTCTTCGCCGGCGGCCTGGGGATGGCCATCGCCGAGGTCATAGCGCTCTTGATGATCAACATCACCTTCGGTTACATGACCCGCGCCGCGCCCCAGCTCAACATCTTCACCATCGGCTTTCCGATCATCATGCTGTCGGGGCTGCTCTTCCTCTGGGTGACGGCCGCCAGCCTGCTGGACCATTTCATCATCGCCTGGCAACAGGGCCAGAGCGCCGTCTGTGAACTGCTGGGGAGTCACTGCTGATGGCAGAAGACCAGGCCGGCGAACGCACAGAAGAGGCGACCCCCAAACGAAGGGAGCAGGCCCGTGAAAAAGGCCAGCTCCCCCGCTCCAAGGATCTTGCCAGCTCCGTTGGGTTGCTGGGGGGCGTCGTCGCGCTGATGTGGTTCGGCCCCTGGCTGGGCCGCAACGTCGTGGGGGTGATGCACCAGACCCTGGTGCTGGACCGCGACACCCTCTTCGATTTCGACAAGCTGCTGTCGCACCTGGGGGGCGTACTTTGGGCAATGTTCTGGCCTGTCTTCACCTTGTTGCTGATGATGGGTCTCGTCGCCCTCATCGGCTCCATCTTGCTGGGGGGCTTCAACTTCTCCACAGAGGCCATGGCGCCCAAGTTTTCCAAGCTCAATCCCTTGAACGGCCTCAAGCGCATGCTGGGCCTCAATGCCCTGGTGGAGCTCACCAAGTCCCTGGTCAAGTTCCTGATCATCGGTGGCACCGCCTGGGGCCTGCTGTCCGGCGTCTTCGGCAAGGTCCAGGCCCTGGCCATGGAACCGGTGAACGGCGCCATTATCGACGGCCTCAAGATCCTGCTCTGGCTCTGCCTGGCACTGTGCATGCCCTATCTCCTCATCGGCCTGGTCGACGCTCCCTACCAGCTCTGGCAGTACAACAAGCAGCTGCGCATGAGCAAGGAAGAGATCAAGGAAGAGCACAAGAGCGCCGAGGGTAACCCCCAGATCAAGGGCCGTATCCGCCGCATGCAGATGCAGATGTCCGCCAGGCGCATGATGGCCAAGGTGCCGGAGGCCGACGTCATCATCACCAACCCCACCCATTACGCCGTGGCCCTGCGCTACGACCAGGACAAGGATGCCGCCCCCATGCTGTTGGCCAAGGGCGTGGACGAAGTGGCCGCTCACATCCGCGACATCGGCAACGCCCACAACATCACCATGCTGCGCTCCCCCATGCTGGCTCGGGCCCTCTACTATTCGGCCGATCTCGACAAACCCATCCCCGACGGCCTCTTCACCGCCGTGGCCCAAGTGCTGGCCTATGTCTACCAGCTGCGGCTCTGGAAGAAGGGCAGGGGCCAAAGGCCAAAACGCCTTCCCACGGAAGTGCCGGTACCGCCACAATTCCGGCACTGGTAAAATAACTCCCTGTTATTCAGAGTCTTTTTGAGTTGGCCTGGTCTTTGCTTTGGCTCACTTATCCCGATTGAGAGCGTCAAGGCATGGCTGTTGCGAACTGGCAAAGTGTCCTCCTGAACATCAAATCCTCCAAAGGCAGCCTGATGAAGGGCCTGGGGGCACCAGTGCTGGTGCTGGCCACCCTGGCCATGGTGGTGCTGCCGCTGCCGCCGCTGCTGCTGGACGTGCTGTTTTCCTTCAATATCTCCCTGGCCCTGGTGGTGCTGCTGGTCTGTATCTACACCCAGAGGCCCCTGGATTTCGGCGCCTTCCCGACCGTGTTGCTGGTGGCGACATTGCTGCGCCTGGCCCTGAACGTGGCCTCCACCCGGGTGGTGCTGCTGGAAGGCCATAACGGCCCGGGCGCCGCCGGCCAGGTGATCGAATCCTTCGGCTCTGTGGTCATCGGCGGCAACTACGCCGTGGGCCTGGTGGTGTTCGCCATCCTCATCATCATCAACTTCGTGGTGGTCACCAAGGGTGCCGGCCGTATCTCGGAGGTGAGTGCCCGCTTTACGTTGGACGCCATGCCTGGAAAGCAGATGGCCATAGACGCCGACCTCAACGCCGGCATCATCAACCAGGAAGAAGCCCGCAAACGCCGCCAGGAAGTGACCAGCGAGGCCGACTTCTACGGGGCCATGGACGGTGCTTCCAAGTTCGTCAAAGGGGATGCCATGGCCGGTATCCTCATCCTCTTCATCAACATCATCGGTGGTTTCATCATCGGCATGGTCCAGCACGGTCTCGGCTTCGGCGACGCCCTGCAGATCTACACGCTGCTGACCATAGGTGACGGCCTGGTGGCCCAGATCCCCTCGCTGCTGCTGTCGGTGGCGGCCGCCATCATGGTGACCCGTGAAAACGCCGACGGCGACATGGGCAGCCAGCTGCTGGGTCAGATGTTTGACAGTCCCAAGGCCCTGTTCATCGCCGCCGGTATTCTGGCGGTCATGGGCCTGGTACCCGGCATGCCCCATTTCGCCTTCCTGCTGCTGGGCAGCCTCTGCGGCTATGCCGGCTTCCTGCAGCAAAAGCGCAAGGCCAAGGCGGCCCTGGCCCCTGCCGTCCCCGAGCCCAAGACCGGCGACGTGCTGCCCCCCGACCAGCGTGAGCTGGGCTGGGACGATGTGCAGCCGGTGGACACCATTGGCCTGGAAGTGGGTTACCGCCTCATTCCCCTGGTCGACAAGGCCCAGGGCGGCGAGCTGCTCTCCCGCATCAAGGGGGTGCGCAAGAAGCTCAGCCAGGATCTCGGCTTCCTGGTGCCCCCCGTCCATGTGCGGGACAACCTGGAGCTGGAGCCCAACACCTACCGCATCACTTTGATGGGGGTGGCCGTCGGCGAAGCCGACATCCGTGCCGACCGGGAGATGGCCATCAACCCCGGCCAGGTGTTCGGCAAGATTGACGGCATTCCCACCGAAGAGCCGGCCTTTGGCCTCGAGGCCTACTGGATAGTGCCCTCCCAGCGTGACCATGCCCAGAGCCTGGGCTACACGGTGGTGGACGCCTCCACCGTCGTGGCCACCCACCTCAGCCAACTGCTGGCCAACAACGCCGCCCAGCTGCTGGGCCACGAAGAAGTGCAGAACCTCTTGGACATGCTGGCCAAGAAGGCGCCCAAGCTGGTGGAGGGCCTGGTGCCCGACATCATGCCGCTGGGGATCCTGGTCAAGGTGCTGCAGAACCTGCTCCACGAAGGGGTGCCGATCCGCGACATGCGCACCCTGGTGCAGACCATGGTGGAATACGGGCCCAAGAGCCAGGACGCGGACGTGCTCACTGCCGCCTGCCGTATCGCCACCAAGCGCTTGCTGGTCCAGGACATCTTCGGACCAGTGGCGGAACTGCCCGTCATTACCTTGGCGCCGGAGTTGGAACAGATGTTGCATCAGACCCTGCAAGCCGGCGGCGAGAATGCCGGACTGGAGCCTGGCCTGGCAGAGCGCCTGCAACAGTCCCTGGAAAACGCCGCCAATCAACAGGAAATGAACGGTCAGGCAGCGGTGCTGCTGACATCCGGGGTCCTCCGAGGCTCCCTGGCCCGATTCGTGAAGTACTCGATACCGGGCCTGCGCGTCCTGTCCTATCAGGAAGTGCCGGATGACAAGCAGATCCGTATCGTCAGCAGCATAGGTAGCGGAGGCTAGACCCGGTGAAGATCCATCGCTTTTTTGCCAAAGACATGAGGTCCGCCTTGGCGGAGGTCAAGGAGACCCTGGGCGTCGACGCCGTGATCCTGTCCAACACCAAGGTCAACGGTGGCATCGAGATCGTGGCCGCCGTGGATGCCGACAAGCAGGCCCCGGCGCCTCGCCAGGCCCAGCCCAAGCCGCAACGCCCTCTGGCCGACCGCTTCAACGAGCGAGAACTGTCCGAGGACAGGGTCACCCTCTCTTCCAGCCCCCGCGTTGCCGAGCCCCGCAAGAAGCAGGCCCCCAGCCTCAACTGGGACTGGCAGGCCAAGGAGCAGGACAGCCGCACCGAGAGCCTGCCGGAGTGGTCAAGGAACCTGGCCCGCCAGGCCATGGGCCAGGAGATGGAAGCCAGCGCCGCGGCCGAACCGGCCCCCGCCAAGAAAGTGACGATAGGCGAGCTGTCCGAGGAAATGCAGAGCCTGCGCCAGTTGCTGGAGCACCAGCTGTCCGGCCTGCGCCAGGACGCCAAGGCCCGCCGGGCACCGGTGCGCACCATGATGGAAGAGCGGCTGGTGGAGATGGGCTTCACCCAGGCCCTGGCCGAAGAACTGGTGGCGCCCATGCCCGAGGCCTTGGGGGCCAACGACGGCTGGAAATGGGTGCGGGTACAGCTGAAAAAGCGCCTCTACTGCACCGACAACAGCATTCTGCGTAAAGGCGGCGTGGTGGCCATGATGGGCCCCACCGGGGTCGGCAAGACCACCACCATCGCCAAGCTGGCGGCCCATTACGCCCTCAAGCACGGCGCCGATCAGGTCGCTTTGGTCAGTACTGACAGCTATCGCATCGGTGCCCACGAACAGCTGGCCACCTACGGCCGCATCATCGGTTGTCCGGTCAAGGTGGCCAAGGACGCCGAAGAGCTGGAAGACGTGCTCTACCAGCTGCGCAACAGATCCCTGGTGCTCATCGACACCGCCGGCATGGGCCAGCGCGACCTGCGCCTGGGCCAGCAACTGGCTACCCTGATCCAGGCCGGGCAGGTGCCCATCCAACGCTACCTGGTGCTGGCCGCCACGGCCCAGCAGCGGGTGCTGAATGACGCCATGAAGCGCTTTTCCCAGGTGCCCCTGGACGGTCTGGTGCTGACCAAACTTGACGAGACCCTCAGCATGGGCGAAGTCCTGGGCCTGGCAATACAAAATACGCTGCCGATAGGGTATCTTACCGACGGTCAGCGGGTCCCCGAAGATCTTCAGGTGGCACAACCGGACAACCTGCTCGAGCGCGCCTTGGCCCTTTTTGTCGATGGCGCCGCAGCGTAAGTCGAGACGATAAGTAAAATTAAGGAACATGCATGGATCAAGCGAGTGGCTTGAGGCAAATGAAGCGCCAGAGCATAACCAAAGTGGTAGCTGTCACCGGCGGTAAGGGCGGTGTCGGCAAAACCAACGTCTCTATCAACACGGCGGCAGCGCTGGCCCAGGCTGGCCAGAAGGTGTTGCTGCTGGACGCCGACCTGGGTTTGGCCAACGTCGACGTGCTGCTGGGCTTGCGTGTTCAGAAGAACCTGAGCCATGTCCTGAGCGGCGAATGCGAACTCAAGGACGTGCTGCTGGAAGGGCCGGGCGGCTTCAAGATAGTGCCTGCCACCTCCGGTACCCAATCCATGGTGGAGCTGACCCCCGCCGAACACGTCAGCCTGATCCGCGCTTTCAGCGAGCTGGAAGAAAACTTCGATGTGCTCATCATCGACACCGCCGCCGGTATCTCCGACATGGTGCTGAGTTTCTCCCGCGCCGCCCAGGACGTGATGGTGGTGGTCTGTGACGAGCCGACGTCCATTACCGACGCCTACGCTCTTATCAAGCTGCTGTCCCGCGACCACGGCCTCTTCCGCTTCAAGATAGTGGCCAACATGGTGCGCAGCCTCAAGGAAGGGCAGGAGCTCTTTACCAAGCTGTCGAGGGTGACCGACCGCTTCCTGGACGTAGCCCTGGAGCTGGTGGGGACAGTGCCTTACGACGAACATGTCCGCCAGTCGGTACGTAAACAGAAGCTGGTGGTGGATGTCTATCCCCGGGCCCCGGCCGCCGTGGCCTTCAAGGCTCTGGCCGCCAAGGTGATGACCTGGCCCATCCCCAGCCGCCCCGGCGGCCATGTGGAATTTTTCCTGGAACAATTGATCGGCGACAAATCTCATGTCGGGAGCGAGCAAGATTCTTAATAAGACACCCTATGGTGAGCAGCGGGAGAACCAACTGGTGGCCCGCCACGCCGAGCTTGTGCGGCGTATCGCTCACCACCTGCTGATGCGGCTGCCGCCCTCGGTGCAGCTGGATGATCTTATCCAGGCCGGCATGATGGGGCTTATCGAGGCATCCCGTAACTTCGACGGCAGCAAGGGTGCCAGCTTCGAGACCTACGCCGGCATCCGCATCCGCGGTGCCATGCTTGACGAAATTCGCCGTGGCGACTGGGTGCCGCGCAGCGTGCACCGCAACGCCCGCGCCATCAGCGACGCCATCAGTGAGGTGGAAAAGCGCACCGGCGTCGAGGCCCGCGACCACGACGTGGCGGCCGTGCTCAAGATCAGCGTCGATGATTACCACCGCATGTTGACCGATATCAACAGCGGCCGGCTGGTGGCCATGGAAGATCTTGGGGTGGGGGAAGATGTCTTCGCGCCCGATGATTCTGAGCGGCCGGATCTCAACCATCACCGCAGCCGCTTCCAGGCCGATCTCGCCGAAGCCCTGAAAAAACTGCCCGAACGCGAGGCCGTGGTGCTGTCCCTCTACTATGAAGAGGAACTCAACCTCAAGGAGATCGGCGCCG
This region includes:
- a CDS encoding flagellar hook-length control protein FliK is translated as MQVTAPAKSSQVLEPKGSTAKADDQGQGGFANVLGQALGGSGKAVPENRRTEGHDHKAPAAKGQDPQAQPQNHETLAPKDSDTKTASAKGAGDQVADAKAQEAQTDQGGQTEDGDALLTLVSQAQQQLQPAAKDVAADASAKEAALAAAQGPGSLAGKGQPAKAKGHTLAGAPGLGKDGLAPGAKATDGKTLPELDPAATAKVGPDQSDPQTGAAAQTGKAGQAADGPDTGLGRLEDQPKAIDDKPGHGKAGENLLGLSAAKVPGQKAPAGPAPQGQATGAPQATVGQQLAAGQAQGQPPDQQAASAGQGQGTGQSNQAAVLATAQAATQAPDKASGAPVKDKPLPAGLQQALSAGGQASAKGKAHAAKLDKGEAAAKLDKAGLSTEGDGDTQALGSSAESQPVQAEHKVQGQVVAPQADNSLAANLQGGQQHKVDQASSLQPQSLQAKDSQATDKQLVAQQRFGEALTEKVEVMLARNLKHAEIKLDPPELGSLMIRVQVHHQDAQVQFQANHPQTREWLQDAMPRLKDMMANQGFNLSDGQVRDQGGSEGQSRQGGQGGGSGQGWQDEGTDESMTYRYELTQDGLVDAYA
- the flhB gene encoding flagellar biosynthesis protein FlhB — encoded protein: MAEDQAGERTEEATPKRREQAREKGQLPRSKDLASSVGLLGGVVALMWFGPWLGRNVVGVMHQTLVLDRDTLFDFDKLLSHLGGVLWAMFWPVFTLLLMMGLVALIGSILLGGFNFSTEAMAPKFSKLNPLNGLKRMLGLNALVELTKSLVKFLIIGGTAWGLLSGVFGKVQALAMEPVNGAIIDGLKILLWLCLALCMPYLLIGLVDAPYQLWQYNKQLRMSKEEIKEEHKSAEGNPQIKGRIRRMQMQMSARRMMAKVPEADVIITNPTHYAVALRYDQDKDAAPMLLAKGVDEVAAHIRDIGNAHNITMLRSPMLARALYYSADLDKPIPDGLFTAVAQVLAYVYQLRLWKKGRGQRPKRLPTEVPVPPQFRHW
- the fliM gene encoding flagellar motor switch protein FliM; amino-acid sequence: MSDLLSQDEIDALLHGVDDVDEEEAAQDAGAIAQYDFSSQDRIVRGRMPTLEIVNERFARHMRISLFNMMRHPAEVSINGVQTMKFGEYVHTLFVPTSLNMVRFRPLKGTALITLEARLVFILVDNFFGGDGRFHAKIEGREFTPTERRIIQMLLKLVFEDYKEAWAPVMDVAFEYLDSEVNPSMANIVSPTEVIVVSSFHIELEGGGGDFHIAMPYSMLEPIREILDAGVQSDKEDTDHRWSKALRDEIMDVPVNLRAKLLDTDVSLRQLMALKAGDIIPVDMPEHLTVFVEDLPTYRAQLGRSGEHVAIRVTEKMKRPRSAKAEMQNITRRGVRIDNLSGMEELETDLEGDLDGI
- the fliL gene encoding flagellar basal body-associated protein FliL, producing MKMAEELELEPLDKGAKAGKKKLLVLGGVALVVLLAIGGGAWWFLSGDKAPAPQAAEAPVKAAPASDGEEALYVALPQPFVFNVPGNKRDRLVQITVQVMVRGQAKEDLVKKHLPLVESVLLQTFSQFSEEQLATSQGRETLRSTSQKAVDDALTKVTGNSVIERVLFTGFVMQ
- a CDS encoding FliO/MopB family protein, producing the protein MIGWLFSAATVAADQTPMVTPGDKLGTLVLSLMGVVALLVGVLYFARRHMPQFKAGPIKVVAQQQLGTRAKLVLVEVGEEQMLVSVAGNEVRLIKALDKPVKENG
- the fliR gene encoding flagellar biosynthetic protein FliR → MSFSVDQLLDWIAAYAWPFVRIGAMLTAMVAFGTKLVPNRVKTLLALAICIVVVPTLPAMPAEALFSVKGMVITALQAIVGLGIGFISIMVMQIMTMGGSVIAMQSSLGFAAMVDPVSGQQSPVVAQLFIMLSTLLFFAMDGHLWLIRMVHMSFFLVPVGVDGIKMPNFQVIMSFGSTLFAGGLGMAIAEVIALLMINITFGYMTRAAPQLNIFTIGFPIIMLSGLLFLWVTAASLLDHFIIAWQQGQSAVCELLGSHC
- the fliN gene encoding flagellar motor switch protein FliN produces the protein MVSDEEQKLADEWAQAMAEQEEPEAVELEEFKDDSGPELTAEEKRKLDTILDIPVTISMEVGRSKITIRNLLQLNQGSVVELDRVAGEPLDVLVNGTLIAHGEVVVVNDKFGIRLTDVISQQERIKKLK
- the fliQ gene encoding flagellar biosynthesis protein FliQ is translated as MTPEQFVDIFREALFLVMIMVAAIMIPGLIVGLIVSIFQAATSINEQTLSFLPRLLVTILTLIALAHWLTRELMDYFFELMRHIPQVLQ
- the flhA gene encoding flagellar biosynthesis protein FlhA, translating into MAVANWQSVLLNIKSSKGSLMKGLGAPVLVLATLAMVVLPLPPLLLDVLFSFNISLALVVLLVCIYTQRPLDFGAFPTVLLVATLLRLALNVASTRVVLLEGHNGPGAAGQVIESFGSVVIGGNYAVGLVVFAILIIINFVVVTKGAGRISEVSARFTLDAMPGKQMAIDADLNAGIINQEEARKRRQEVTSEADFYGAMDGASKFVKGDAMAGILILFINIIGGFIIGMVQHGLGFGDALQIYTLLTIGDGLVAQIPSLLLSVAAAIMVTRENADGDMGSQLLGQMFDSPKALFIAAGILAVMGLVPGMPHFAFLLLGSLCGYAGFLQQKRKAKAALAPAVPEPKTGDVLPPDQRELGWDDVQPVDTIGLEVGYRLIPLVDKAQGGELLSRIKGVRKKLSQDLGFLVPPVHVRDNLELEPNTYRITLMGVAVGEADIRADREMAINPGQVFGKIDGIPTEEPAFGLEAYWIVPSQRDHAQSLGYTVVDASTVVATHLSQLLANNAAQLLGHEEVQNLLDMLAKKAPKLVEGLVPDIMPLGILVKVLQNLLHEGVPIRDMRTLVQTMVEYGPKSQDADVLTAACRIATKRLLVQDIFGPVAELPVITLAPELEQMLHQTLQAGGENAGLEPGLAERLQQSLENAANQQEMNGQAAVLLTSGVLRGSLARFVKYSIPGLRVLSYQEVPDDKQIRIVSSIGSGG
- the fliP gene encoding flagellar type III secretion system pore protein FliP (The bacterial flagellar biogenesis protein FliP forms a type III secretion system (T3SS)-type pore required for flagellar assembly.), whose product is MKRWFIWGLLLLPCLSFANPILPTGALPAVTVTTGPNGGQEYSITLQVLLLMTLLTFIPAILMMMTSFTRIVVVLGILRQAMGLQQVPSNQVVMGISLFMTFFVMSPVFDKIYDTAVQPYAQEKITFPQALTEAQKPLKAFMLKQTRQADVKTFAGMAGAGSFDSPDDIPMRILIPAFVTSELKTAFQIGFMLFIPFLIIDLVVASVLMAMGMMMLSPMIVSLPFKLMLFVLVDGWNLVLGTLAGSF